TAAATATAACGGGCAATTTTTCTGTACTCGTCCTCTCCGCGCCTTGTATAGCGCGTTGTCACATCCGTCCCCGTGAGCTGTACACATCTGCGCCTGTCAAAGGCAGACTCCGCATAGACTTCATAGTCCTCCGTCTCCCCTCCCAGCAGCCTCTTATAATACTGAATGGGGAGCATGGTTGCGGAAAACAGGATGCTGCTCACCGCCCGGCTCATACATTCCTTCAGATTTTGCGCCGGGTTGACACAAAACAGGCGGATCAGAAAGCGGTCATCTTCTTCTATCTTCGTGTAAGTCACATAGTTTTCATCCGTCAGTTCATACATTTCCAGAAAATGTGAAACCGCAAAGTAAAATTCCAGCACATCGCCCCGCACTGCCTCCCGCTCCCGTTCCTCCGCCGTCTCCAGAAAGTCTTCCAGAGAAGCATGCAGCCTTGTGAGCGCCATTACAAACGGCGAGATCATCTCCGTCACTCTGTAAGTTTCACATTCCCGTTTCAACATCAGCAGTTCCCGGTTACATTTGTCCAGATGACGGCTAATCTTTATGTCGACCGTCCTGATCTTGCGTTTCAGCTCCAGAAAGTCCTCTTTCCACAGAGATGCACTGTACATCTCCCTGCCCCGCTCCACCAGATTATGCGCTTCGTCGATCAGGAACAGGTATTCCCCCTTTCCTTTCTCTGCAAAAAAGCGCCGCAGATAGACATGCGGATCAAAAACATAATTGTAATCGCAGATAATACCGTCGCAAAACAAGCTGATGTCCAGCCCCATCTCAAAAGGGCATACGCGATGTCTCTCTGCATATGCTCTTATCGTTCCCCGCGAATAATTGACCTCATGAGTCAGTATATCGTACAGAGCGTCATTAATCCTGTCATAATGCCCTTCTGCATAGGGACAGGCCTGCGGGTTACATTCCGCCGCTTCCAGAAAACAGATCTTATCTCTGGCAGTCAGCAATACCGTCTTAAATGCCAGCCCCCGTGCTCTCATCTGCCCGAACGTCTCATCTGCCACCATGCGGGTAATTGTCTTCGCAGTCAGATAAAAGAGTTTGTCCGCCTTTTCCTCCCCGATCGCCTTGACCGCCGGAAACACAGTGGAGATCGTCTTGCCGACTCCTGTCGGCGCCTCCAGAAACAGCTTTCGCTTATGACAGATTGTCTGGTAGACATAGGACGCCAGCTCTTTCTGCCCTTTTCTGTATACAAAAGGAAAAGCGAGCCCATGAATAGACTCCTGCCGCTTTTCCTTCCACTCCGACTCCATATCAGCCCATTTCCTGTATTGACCAAGCAGGGCAATAAACCATTTCTCCAGTTCTTCGAAAGAATAAGAGGAAGTAAAATAGCGGATTTCCTCCGTATCCATGTTGCAATAAGTCATACGCACACGGATTTCCCCTTCTCTGTGTTCCAGCCCGTACAGATAAGCGTAACACTTAGCCTGTGCCAGATGGACCGGCACCGGCCCCTCCAGCCTTGACACATCCCGGTAAGTCCCTTTGATCTCATCTACCGTAAATCCGTCATCTTCCGTGATGATGCCGTCAGCTCTGCCTTCTATCGTAATCTCATATGTTTCCGTTTTCTCTATGTAATGCAGCGGCACTTCCGCCTGATAGTTCGCTCCCATCCGTCTCTGGATCATCCGGTGGACCCGGCCGCCTTCCGCCATGGCGGCCTCGGAAGAAGCCGCATGGCGATTGTCAATATTGCCGCTGCGCATAAGAAACTCTACCAGACTGCGCACTGACGTTTTCAGCTTCATACAGACTCCTTAGCATGCCACTGCCAGACGATTCAAATACTCTTCAAAAGAGGGATCAAATCCATTATACCTGACTGTCAGCGTTTTCGTAAAATCCAGTCCATATACACCTAAAATTGATTTTGCATCCACCACGTAATGATTGTAAGAAATATCAATGTCAAAACTGCATCTGGACGCCGCCTCTACAAAATCCGGTACTTCATTCAGTCCCAGCCTGATGTTTCGTTGCCTTTCCATTGCTCTCATTCCTTTCAACTATTTATACGCCAAATATCTGATTCCTGGTTGTATTTATCCTAATATTCCCAAAAATAAAGCACTCTATACAAAATCACTATTAGCTCAGTCCCCTCCGGCCTGAGTTCCGGACATTACTGATCAGACTTCTCCATAAATTCCGTCATGTAAGGGCGGAAGCGAAGCGGCAGCATACCTTTCTGCAATGGTTCGTTCCTTCGTCCCTCTACCGCTATCTTATGACAAAAATGCCGAAACAGTTCCTGATACGTTTCTTCCGCCTGACTCATCCGGATACTCTCTTTCTCAAAATAAGGTGCTTTTGTCAAAAGCCACTGTCTGCCAGCCTCGTGAATTGCAAACAATGATCGTCCACAGTCACAGATCATAAAATTCTCCATCGGAAACCGGTCTGCAAAATGGTCGGCCAGAAATACAATTACATTATTTTTCGGCTGAATCTCCGAAAACATTACCCCATTCTCCAACTCGCGGAAACGGACAAATCCGCTCAGCTGATGCATCTCATGCCAGGCATTGTATTTTAGTTTCATCACTTTCTGTATATCCGCATCCGCATGACGTTCAAAAATCCGTGCCGGTGCAGAGAGACACAGCCCTTTCATAATCGTTCTGTAAACTGCCGTCGCCTTTTGCGAATCTGTAGAGGCGAGCGCCAGGCAGAATATATAAAAGCCCTCCTCTCCAAAACGTTTCTGCAGCGTACGCATGACTTTCCCGCATTTATCGTCGTCATTTTCCACACGCTCATATACCGCAAACAGCCTGAGATTCCCCTCTTCGGAAGTCTGTATCCCAGTCTGCTCGGGTTTATAGCGCTTCTCACTGGCGACATAGACGGCGGTAAAGATCCCTTCCAGGCTGTCCTCACAGATCAGGATATGTTCTTCCATATAGCTCCTTCTTCCTCCTGTTCCTGCATAAAATGCACATCATCAAACAGTGACAACTGTTTATAAGTAACCTGCTGCCTGTCGAAAGGAAGCCGTTCCTTCTCATACAGCAGATTTCTTGTAATATAGTCTTCCTCAATGCGGACAGGATACATCTGCTTTCCACTGCATGTGATAAAATACAGTGCCCGTTTCAATACTACACCCATTTTCTTCAGATCATCAAATGTCAGTCTTGCACTCCTTCTGGCCTGTACGATCCGCAGAGCACTCTTGACGCCGATCCCTGGCACACGCAGTATCATCTGGTAGTCCGCGGTCTGTACGTCAACCGGAAACTGTTCCAGATGCCCAAGCGCCCAGTCACACTTCGGGTCCAGCAATATATTAAAGTTCTGCTTTTTCTCATTCAGCAGTTCTCCTGCGGCAAACCCATAATAACGCAGCAGCCAGTCAGCCTGGTACAATCTGTGTTCCCGCAGAAGCGGCGGGCCGCCTGCCGGCGCGGGCAGCGCCTTGTCCGCATTCACTGCCATAAATGCCGAATAGAATACTCTTTTCAGGGCAAATTTCTGATAAAGGCTTTCCGCTACCGATAAGATCTGATAATCGCTCTCCGGAGTAGCGCCGATGATCATCTGTGTGGACTGCCCCGCCGGGACAAACCTGGGCGCATGACGGTACAAGGCAAGCTCATTTTTATTTCCGTCAATGCCCGCCTGTATCTGACGCATAGGCGTCAGAATGTTTTTGCGATGCTTATTCGGCGCAAGCGTCCGCAGCCCTTCCGCTGTCGGCAGCTCCAGATTGATACTCATACGATCGGCCAGCAGCCCCGTCCTGGCAATCAGCGCCGGGTCCGCCCCCGGAATCGCCTTTACATGGATATACCCCTGAAAGTGATGCTGGTGCCGCAGCAGATAAAGACTGCGGTAAAGCAGCTCCATCGTCAGATCAGGGCTGCCCAAAATGCCTGAACTCAAAAACAATCCTTCTATATAATTGCGCCGGTAAAAGCCGATCGTCAGTTCACAGATCTCCTCCGGCGTAAATGCCGCCCGCGGCACGTCATTGGAACGACGGTTGATACAATATTTGCAATCATAAATACATTCGTTCGTCAATAATATTTTCAGAAGAGAGATACATCTCCCATCCGCACTGAAACTGTGACAGATACCAGCAGTCAGCGTACTGCCCATATTTCTGCCGTCACCCTTCCGGTCCACGCCGCTGCTCGTACACGCCACATCGTATTTCGCCGCATCACTCAATATTCCCAGTTTCTCTTTTATACCCATTGCATTTTGACTGATGTAGTCCATGTTCCGTTTCCCCTCTCTGTTCTTTTTCTATCATACCACTATATTCCATTTCGAACAAGTGTTTTCGAACATATTTTCTGCACAATAATTACTCTTGCATTTGCAGGAAAAAAGCGTTTTAATAGATATGAATCTGATATGACACGAAAGGACGGCATAAAATGATGAAACAATGTAGCATTCCTGATCACTATCAATCTGCGCTGGACCTGCACGAGACACAGGTAGGAATCAAGACCGTAAAAGACTTTTTCCAGACTCTTCTGGCCAAACGGCTCAACCTTCTGCGTGTATCCGCGCCCTTGTTCGTTGACCCGGCCTCCGGTCTCAACGACAACTTAAACGGTATCGAGCGTCCGGTCTCTTTTGGCATCAAGGAGCAAAATGACGCCCCCGCGGAGATCGTCCATTCGCTGGCCAAATGGAAACGATATGCACTCAGGAAATATGGGTTTCAGATGGGCGAAGGACTGTACACCGATATGAGCGCCATCCGCCGCGATGAAGAGACCGACAATATCCATTCCATCTATGTGGACCAATGGGACTGGGAAAAAATCATTTCCGGACAGCAGCGCAATATGGAAACGCTCAAAGATACCGTAACGACTGTCTATAAAGTACTGCGGAAGACCGAAAAGTACATGTCGATCCAATATGACTACATAAAGGAGATTCTGCCGGAAGAAATCTACTTTATCACCACCCAGGAACTGGAGGACCTGTTTCCCGAACATACCCCTAAAGAGAGGGAATATCTGATCACGAAAGAAAAAGGCGCCGTCTGTCTCATGCAGATCGGCGACACACTGAGATCCGGCATCCCCCATGACGGCAGGGCGCCTGACTATGACGACTGGCAGTTAAACGCAGATATTCTCGTATATTATCCGGTTCTCGATATTGCCCTGGAACTTTCTTCCATGGGAATCCGCGTAGACGCCTGCTCGTTGAAGAGTCAGCTGGAAAAGGCAGGCTGCACCGAACGTGCCGCTCTTCCTTTCCAGAAATCTGTCTTAGCCGACGAGCTGCCATATACGATCGGCGGCGGCATCGGCCAGTCCAGAATCTGTA
The sequence above is a segment of the Lachnospiraceae bacterium JLR.KK008 genome. Coding sequences within it:
- a CDS encoding ATP-dependent DNA helicase, with the translated sequence MKLKTSVRSLVEFLMRSGNIDNRHAASSEAAMAEGGRVHRMIQRRMGANYQAEVPLHYIEKTETYEITIEGRADGIITEDDGFTVDEIKGTYRDVSRLEGPVPVHLAQAKCYAYLYGLEHREGEIRVRMTYCNMDTEEIRYFTSSYSFEELEKWFIALLGQYRKWADMESEWKEKRQESIHGLAFPFVYRKGQKELASYVYQTICHKRKLFLEAPTGVGKTISTVFPAVKAIGEEKADKLFYLTAKTITRMVADETFGQMRARGLAFKTVLLTARDKICFLEAAECNPQACPYAEGHYDRINDALYDILTHEVNYSRGTIRAYAERHRVCPFEMGLDISLFCDGIICDYNYVFDPHVYLRRFFAEKGKGEYLFLIDEAHNLVERGREMYSASLWKEDFLELKRKIRTVDIKISRHLDKCNRELLMLKRECETYRVTEMISPFVMALTRLHASLEDFLETAEEREREAVRGDVLEFYFAVSHFLEMYELTDENYVTYTKIEEDDRFLIRLFCVNPAQNLKECMSRAVSSILFSATMLPIQYYKRLLGGETEDYEVYAESAFDRRRCVQLTGTDVTTRYTRRGEDEYRKIARYIYETVKNRYGNYMVFFPSYRFLQQVYDIYTAEFQDEMQECIVQDSRMDEQEREDFLKRFSGNELCDLTQIRMEVEEEENSLLGFCVMGGIFSEGIDLKNDSLIGVIIVGTGIPQVCAEREILKQYFDDGDGNGFDYAYRYPGMNKVLQSAGRVIRTAEDIGIIVLLDERFGSHSYRKMFPREWENCQQVTVDRIGKQIERFWDEWL
- a CDS encoding HPr family phosphocarrier protein, which codes for MERQRNIRLGLNEVPDFVEAASRCSFDIDISYNHYVVDAKSILGVYGLDFTKTLTVRYNGFDPSFEEYLNRLAVAC
- a CDS encoding TIGR03915 family putative DNA repair protein gives rise to the protein MEEHILICEDSLEGIFTAVYVASEKRYKPEQTGIQTSEEGNLRLFAVYERVENDDDKCGKVMRTLQKRFGEEGFYIFCLALASTDSQKATAVYRTIMKGLCLSAPARIFERHADADIQKVMKLKYNAWHEMHQLSGFVRFRELENGVMFSEIQPKNNVIVFLADHFADRFPMENFMICDCGRSLFAIHEAGRQWLLTKAPYFEKESIRMSQAEETYQELFRHFCHKIAVEGRRNEPLQKGMLPLRFRPYMTEFMEKSDQ
- a CDS encoding putative DNA modification/repair radical SAM protein is translated as MDYISQNAMGIKEKLGILSDAAKYDVACTSSGVDRKGDGRNMGSTLTAGICHSFSADGRCISLLKILLTNECIYDCKYCINRRSNDVPRAAFTPEEICELTIGFYRRNYIEGLFLSSGILGSPDLTMELLYRSLYLLRHQHHFQGYIHVKAIPGADPALIARTGLLADRMSINLELPTAEGLRTLAPNKHRKNILTPMRQIQAGIDGNKNELALYRHAPRFVPAGQSTQMIIGATPESDYQILSVAESLYQKFALKRVFYSAFMAVNADKALPAPAGGPPLLREHRLYQADWLLRYYGFAAGELLNEKKQNFNILLDPKCDWALGHLEQFPVDVQTADYQMILRVPGIGVKSALRIVQARRSARLTFDDLKKMGVVLKRALYFITCSGKQMYPVRIEEDYITRNLLYEKERLPFDRQQVTYKQLSLFDDVHFMQEQEEEGAIWKNIS
- the asnA gene encoding aspartate--ammonia ligase, which gives rise to MKQCSIPDHYQSALDLHETQVGIKTVKDFFQTLLAKRLNLLRVSAPLFVDPASGLNDNLNGIERPVSFGIKEQNDAPAEIVHSLAKWKRYALRKYGFQMGEGLYTDMSAIRRDEETDNIHSIYVDQWDWEKIISGQQRNMETLKDTVTTVYKVLRKTEKYMSIQYDYIKEILPEEIYFITTQELEDLFPEHTPKEREYLITKEKGAVCLMQIGDTLRSGIPHDGRAPDYDDWQLNADILVYYPVLDIALELSSMGIRVDACSLKSQLEKAGCTERAALPFQKSVLADELPYTIGGGIGQSRICMFFLRKAHIGEVQSSLWPETTWEEVRRKHVSLL